A genome region from Arachis duranensis cultivar V14167 chromosome 6, aradu.V14167.gnm2.J7QH, whole genome shotgun sequence includes the following:
- the LOC107493178 gene encoding serine/threonine-protein kinase Nek6 → MEQYEILEQIGKGAFGSALLVKHKHEKKKYVLKKIRLARQTDRARRSAHQEMELISKVQNPFIVEHKDSWVERGCFVCIVLSYCEGGDMAEAIKKANGVHFPEEKLCKWLVQLLMALDYLHVNHILHRDVKCSNIFLTKDRDIRLGDFGLAKMLTSDDLASSVVGTPTYMCPELLADIPYGSKSDIWSLGCCVYEMAAHKPAFKAFDIQALINKINKSIVAPLPTIYSSAFRGLVKSMLRKNPELRPTAGELLNHPHLQPYIQKIQLQLSSPRSSSTLAFQWHEKNHARSRFIEPESVSSLSGQDKCLSLSSDNNRSLNPSVSGTDEQGSQCSSTQRAIGSSSTYSKEKLYELSIACVPDKCNTYKSSKARKSSIVQRPSTLRTAKASATLRGQKMTPSRTHPMPNAAIRRASIPPPSRANIGLLQCVESPNVSVNTPRIDKIAEFPLASYEDNFFPGKVTCPSPSPSPSPSPSPSPTSIITTSEEKCMIQVVDKATVHNTNSEHSADHKHRFDTSSLQQRAEALEGLLEFSARLLQQHRFDELGVLLKPFGPEKVSPRETAIWLAKSFKQTLL, encoded by the exons ATGGAGCAGTATGAAATTCTAGAACAGATTGGCAAAGGTGCCTTTGGTTCTGCTCTTCTTGTCAAGCACAAgcatgaaaagaaaaa ATATGTCCTCAAGAAGATTCGCCTTGCTCGCCAGACTGACAGAGCCCGAAGGTCTGCCCATCAGGAG ATGGAGCTTATATCTAAAGTTCAAAATCCATTTATAGTGGAGCATAAAGATTCTTGGGTAGAAAGG GGTTGTTTTGTATGTATTGTCTTAAGTTATTGTGAAGGAGGAGATAT GGCTGAAGCTATAAAAAAGGCTAATGGTGTTCATTTTCCTGAAGAG AAACTTTGTAAGTGGCTTGTTCAACTGCTGATGGCCCTTGATTACTTGCATGTAAATCACATACTTCATCGAGATGTCAAG TGTTCAAATATTTTCTTGACAAAAGATCGAGACATCCGTCTAG GTGACTTTGGCCTTGCTAAAATGTTGACATCTGATGATCTTGCTTCCTCA GTTGTTGGGACCCCAACTTATATGTGTCCTGAGCTTCTTGCTGACATACCCTATGGTTCTAAGTCAGACATCTGGTCTTTgg GATGCTGTGTTTATGAAATGGCTGCTCACAAGCCAGCTTTTAAAGCTTTT GATATACAAGCATTgattaacaaaataaacaagtctaTAGTGGCTCCACTTCCAACTATATACTCTAGTGCTTT CCGAGGGCTTGTGAAAAGCATGCTACGGAAAAATCCAGAGCTTAGGCCAACG GCTGGTGAGTTATTGAATCATCCACATCTTCAGCCTTACATTCAAAAAATTCAGCTACAACTAAGTAGCCCCAGAAGTAGTAGTACTTTGGCATTTCAATGGCATGAGAAAAACCATGCAAGAAGTAGGTTCATAGAGCCAGAATCTGTTTCTTCTCTTTCTGGCCAAGACAAATGCTTGTCATTAAGCAGTGACAACAACAGGTCCTTGAATCCAAGTGTTTCTGGAACTGATGAACAAGGATCTCAGTGTTCTTCTACCCAAAGAGCAATTGGATCATCATCCACTTATTCAAAAGAGAAGCTCTATGAACTATCTATTGCCTGTGTCCCTGACAAATGCAATACTTATAAATCATCAAAAGCTAGAAAGTCCTCAATTGTTCAGAGACCTTCAACACTGAGAACTGCTAAGGCTTCTGCCACACTCAGAGGCCAGAAAATGACTCCATCTAGGACA cACCCAATGCCTAATGCAGCAATCCGCAGAGCATCAATTCCACCACCAAGTAGAGCAAACATTGGCCTTCTCCAATGTGTGGAGTCTCCCAATGTCTCGGTTAACACTCCGAGAATCGACAAGATTGCAGAGTTCCCTCTGGCCTCATATGAGGATAATTTCTTCCCTGGCAAAGTAACATgcccatcaccatcaccatcaccatcaccatcaccatcaccatcaccaacATCAATAATAACCACGAGCGAGGAAAAGTGCATGATCCAGGTTGTGGACAAAGCCACTGTCCACAACACCAACAGTGAACACTCTGCTGATCATAAGCATCGATTCGACACCTCGTCGTTGCAGCAACGTGCAGAGGCATTGGAGGGGCTGCTAGAGTTCAGTGCAAGGCTGCTACAACAACACAGGTTTGATGAACTTGGAGTCTTGTTGAAGCCATTTGGGCCTGAGAAGGTTTCTCCAAGAGAAACAGCTATTTGGTTGGCCAAGAGCTTCAAACAAACTCTTCTTTAA
- the LOC107493179 gene encoding sulfate transporter 3.1: MGNKECPNGVAIPPPQPFMKSLKYSLKETFFPDDPLRQFKNQAASRKVVLTLQYFLPICEWGPRYTLRFLKSDVIAGITIASLAIPQGISYAKLANLPPILGLYSSFIPPLIYAMMGSSRDLAVGTVAVGSLLMASMLGKEVNYIHNPQLYLHLAFTATFFAGVFQASLGLFRLGFIVDFLSHASIVGFMGGAATVVCLQQLKSILGLERFTHHADLVSVMRSVFSQTHHWRWESAVLGCCFIFFLLITRYFSKQKPKLFWVSAMAPLTSVILGSLLVYFTHAEKHGVQVIGELKKGLNPASVTDLVFVSPYMNTAIKTGIIIGIIALAEGIAVGRSFAMFKNYHIDGNKEMIAIGTMNIVGSFTSCYLATGPFSRSAVNYNAGCKTAASNIVMAIAVMLTLLFLTPLFHYTPLVVLSAIIVSAMLGLIDYEAAIHLWKIDKFDFLVCISAYIGVVFGSVEIGLVIAVAISVLRVLLFVARPRTFVLGNIPNTGAYRNVEQYPNAKHIPGMLILEIDAPIYFTNASYLRERITRWIDEEEDRIKASGLNSLQYVILDMTAVANIDTSGISMFEEVKKIVERRGLQLVLVNPGSEVMKKLHKAKFLDEIGQRWVYLTVEEAVAACNFMLHTYQPNPKKDESGGGWNNV, translated from the exons ATGGGTAATAAGGAGTGTCCAAATGGCGTGGCGATTCCGCCGCCGCAACCGTTTATGAAGTCGTTGAAGTACTCGTTGAAGGAGACGTTCTTCCCGGATGACCCGCTGAGGCAGTTCAAGAACCAGGCGGCGTCAAGGAAGGTGGTGCTGACACTGCAGTACTTCTTGCCGATATGCGAATGGGGACCACGCTACACCCTCAGGTTCTTGAAATCGGACGTTATTGCCGGCATCACCATCGCCAGTTTGGCCATTCCTCAAGGCATCAGTTATGCTAAGCTCGCCAACCTCCCTCCCATTCTTGGACTTT ATTCGAGCTTTATACCGCCATTGATATATGCAATGATGGGAAGCTCAAGGGATTTGGCGGTGGGAACGGTGGCCGTTGGATCACTTCTGATGGCGTCGATGTTGGGTAAGGAGGTTAATTACATCCATAACCCGCAGCTCTATCTACACCTCGCTTTCACTGCTACTTTCTTCGCTGGTGTCTTCCAAGCTTCACTCGGTCTCTTTAG GTTAGGGTTCATAGTGGACTTTCTGTCACATGCAAGCATAGTAGGGTTCATGGGAGGAGCAGCAACAGTGGTATGCCTGCAGCAGTTGAAATCAATTCTGGGATTGGAGCGATTCACACACCATGCTGATCTTGTCTCCGTCATGCGTTCTGTTTTCTCCCAAACTCACCac TGGAGGTGGGAAAGCGCAGTGTTAGGATGCTGCTTCATATTCTTTCTTCTCATCACTAGATACTTC AGCAAACAAAAACCAAAGCTGTTTTGGGTGTCAGCAATGGCGCCATTGACATCTGTAATTTTGGGAAGTCTCCTTGTCTATTTCACCCACGCCGAGAAGCACGGCGTTCAAGTG ATAGGAGAATTGAAGAAGGGGCTAAATCCAGCATCGGTGACAGATTTGGTATTTGTGTCGCCTTATATGAACACTGCCATCAAAACTGGCATTATCATCGGCATTATAGCCCTTGCG GAAGGAATAGCAGTTGGAAGAAGCTTTGCAATGTTTAAGAATTACCATATTGATGGCAACAAAGAGATGATAGCTATTGGCACCATGAACATTGTTGGTTCCTTCACCTCTTGCTACCTTGCAACAG GACCATTTTCGCGTTCGGCTGTAAACTACAATGCTGGGTGCAAGACTGCAGCATCAAACATAGTAATGGCAATAGCAGTGATGTTGACATTGTTATTCTTAACACCATTGTTCCATTACACTCCCCTTGTGGTACTATCTGCCATTATAGTATCTGCAATGCTCGGCCTCATAGATTATGAAGCAGCAATCCATCTCTGGAAAATCGACAAATTCGATTTCTTAGTCTGCATTAGTGCATATATTGGTGTCGTCTTTGGCAGTGTCGAAATTGGTTTAGTAATAGCA GTAGCAATATCTGTACTTCGTGTACTGTTATTTGTTGCAAGGCCAAGGACATTTGTTTTAGGTAACATTCCAAATACTGGAGCATATAGAAATGTGGAAcaatatcccaatgcaaaacACATTCCTGGAATGctaattcttgaaattgatgcacCAATTTACTTTACCAATGCAAGCTATTTAAGAGAGAG GATCACAAGGTGGATTGATGAAGAGGAGGACAGAATCAAAGCTTCAGGACTGAACAGTTTGCAGTATGTGATATTGGATATGACTG CTGTTGCAAACATTGACACAAGTGGAATAAGTATGTTTGAAGAGGTCAAAAAGATTGTTGAGAGAAGAGGACTACAA CTGGTTCTGGTGAATCCTGGGAGCGAGGTGATGAAGAAACTGCATAAAGCAAAGTTCCTTGATGAAATAGGGCAGAGGTGGGTGTACCTAACAGTTGAAGAGGCTGTTGCAGCATGCAACTTCATGCTCCATACATATCAACCAAACCCCAAGAAAGATGAATCAGGAGGAGGATGGAACAATGTCTGA